A window of Paraburkholderia sp. ZP32-5 genomic DNA:
GTTATCGCGCGAGTTATCGCACGATACGTTCGCGCTGCATGTCGCGCTGTACTTCCACTGCGCGGCTTACGCGGACATGGGCTTTTTGGTCCAGTAGAACGGCACGTCTCGGCAATAGGATGGAATCGTCAGCACGTCCTTCACGGGGTCGAACATCAGCGCCTTTTCATAGGCGATCACCTCGACGTGCGGCGCGTCGCCGACGAGGCCGAGATACCACGCGCGCATGATCGCGCCGACCGCTTTCGCGAGCGCGGGCTGCTCGTCCTGCAGCGCCTGCGTCACGGTATCGGACGGCACGCCGCCATGAGCTTGCAGCCATGTGTTCAGCGCGGCGACGTTCTGCTTGAACTGATTATCGGAACGGGACAGTGCGTCATAGACGCGTTGGCCGAGCACCGCGTCGAAACCGCTTCGGCCAGTAAGACGCTGCGACAGCGCGAGAAACGCATCGAGTCCGCCACCCGCGGGCGGCGTATCGGCGAAAGCGGGGGCGATCCATGACAACGAACGGTTCGCGCCCGCAAAGGCGAGCGCCACAGCCGACGCGCACGAACCGAGCAGCCAGGTCCGGCGCGACGCCGAAATTGAAAACGATTGCGGCAAGCCGACCGCATGCGCGACGCCGTGATAGTGCATCGCTCGATCACGACGCGCGCGTTCGCCGCGCGCATCGCTAGTGTCAGGCACATCTGTCATGTGGGCTCCAGATGATGAGTCGTTCTCAACGAGCCGCGCGGCGACGGCATGCGCCGTTCACGTGCTGCTTCGCTTGCTTCTCCCCAAACCTGGCAAACCTGGTCTTACGCCGCTTGTGCAGCGGTCTGTATCCACGCGCGATATTCACACACAGCACGCGCCGTGTTGCATGCATGAGCGATGACAGTCGAATGACGGCGCTCGTCGCGCCGTGGGCGTGCTGGCGAAGCGCTTCGATGCCGCTTTCTGCCAATCGCCTTTCAACTGAAAGCGGCGCGCAAGGCCGCTGCGGGAGACTATAGCCTGTGACCCACCGATTCGACAATCGGTCGCGCAAGCGCGAGTAGAATCCGCGACACAGTGCTGCTGCTGACTCACGCCACCACTCGCATTGCGTTGCCGCGCGCCGCCCATCCTGACCATGCTCATCAAATACTATCCGCAGGTTCTTCGCAATCGGCCCCGCACGGTGATCGGTCTCGCGATCGGCATCGTGGTCGCGCTCATCGTGCCATGGCATACGAGCACGATGGCACGCACGTTGATCGGCTGGGATGCGGCCGTGTGGAGCTACCTGCTGATGATCTGGATACACATGGCGCGCGCCGACGAACTGAGCGTGCGCGAATACGCGATACGTGACGATGAAAACGCCGGCGTCGTGTTGTTCGTGATCTGTGTCGCGACGGTCGCGAGCATCGCCGCGATCGTGCTCGAACTCGCATCGGCGAAGGGCACGGCGGGCGCATCGACCGCATGGCACTATCTGCTGACCGGTCTGACGCTGATCGGCGCATGGTTTCTGATTCCGACGATTTTCACGCAGCACTACGCACGTCTTTACTACGACACCGACGCGCACGAAACCGCGCTGCTGTTTCCCGA
This region includes:
- a CDS encoding sorbitol dehydrogenase family protein; the encoded protein is MHYHGVAHAVGLPQSFSISASRRTWLLGSCASAVALAFAGANRSLSWIAPAFADTPPAGGGLDAFLALSQRLTGRSGFDAVLGQRVYDALSRSDNQFKQNVAALNTWLQAHGGVPSDTVTQALQDEQPALAKAVGAIMRAWYLGLVGDAPHVEVIAYEKALMFDPVKDVLTIPSYCRDVPFYWTKKPMSA
- a CDS encoding DUF1345 domain-containing protein, translating into MLIKYYPQVLRNRPRTVIGLAIGIVVALIVPWHTSTMARTLIGWDAAVWSYLLMIWIHMARADELSVREYAIRDDENAGVVLFVICVATVASIAAIVLELASAKGTAGASTAWHYLLTGLTLIGAWFLIPTIFTQHYARLYYDTDAHETALLFPDHKLQPNYWDFLYYSFTIAVASQTSDVVLRSRQIRRATLAQSILSFYFNVAVLGLCVNIAAGLLGS